One window of Equus quagga isolate Etosha38 chromosome 4, UCLA_HA_Equagga_1.0, whole genome shotgun sequence genomic DNA carries:
- the LRRC15 gene encoding leucine-rich repeat-containing protein 15, whose protein sequence is MPLKHYLLLLVGCQALGAGLAYYGCPSECTCSRASQVECTGARIVAVPTPLPWNAMSLQILNTHITELSESPFLNISALIALRIEKNELSHIMPGAFRNLGSLRYLSLANNKLQVLPIGLFQGLDNLESLLLSSNQLVQIQPAHFSQFSNLKELQLHGNHLEYIPDGVFDHLVGLTKLNLGKNSLTHLSPRVFQHLGNLQVLRLYENRLTDIPMGAFDGLGNLQELALQQNQIGALSPGLFHNNRNLQKLYLSNNHISQLPPGIFLQLPQLNRLTLFGNSLKELSPGIFGPMYNLRELWLYDNHITSLPDNVFSSLHQLQVLILSRNQISYISPGAFNGLAELRELSLHTNALQELDGNVFRMLANLQNISLQNNRLRQLPGNIFANVNSLMTIQLQNNQLENLPMGIFDHLGNLCELRLYDNPWRCDSDILPLHNWLLLNKLRLGTDTLPVCFSPASVRGQSLIIISINVAAPSVQGPVTPEVTSSSQTSRYPDTSSYPDTTSISSTTEFTSAVDITDLTTISVPTGAHMSTAQNGLVIAAIVIGIIALVCSLAACICCCCCKKRSQAVLMQMKAPNEC, encoded by the coding sequence ATGCCATTGAAGCATTATCTCCTTTTGCTGGTGGGCTGCCAAGCCCTGGGTGCGGGCTTGGCCTACTATGGCTGCCCCAGCGAGTGTACCTGCTCCAGGGCCTCCCAGGTGGAGTGCACTGGGGCGCGCATTGTGGCGGTGCCCACCCCTCTGCCCTGGAACGCCATGAGCCTGCAGATCCTCAACACGCACATCACGGAGCTCAGCGAGTCCCCGTTCCTCAACATCTCGGCCCTCATCGCCCTGAGGATCGAGAAGAATGAGCTGTCTCACATCATGCCTGGCGCCTTCCGCAACCTGGGCTCGCTGCGTTACCTCAGCCTCGCCAACAACAAGCTTCAGGTCCTGCCTATTGGCCTCTTCCAGGGCCTGGATAACCTTGAGTCGCTCCTTCTGTCCAGCAACCAGCTGGTGCAGATCCAGCCAGCGCACTTCTCCCAGTTCAGCAACCTGAAGGAGCTGCAGCTGCACGGCAACCACCTGGAGTACATCCCTGACGGCGTCTTCGACCACCTGGTGGGCCTCACCAAGCTCAATCTGGGCAAGAACAGCCTCACCCACCTCTCGCCCAGGGTCTTCCAGCACCTGGGCAACCTCCAGGTCCTCCGGCTATATGAAAACAGGCTCACGGACATCCCCATGGGCGCCTTTGACGGGCTTGGGAAcctccaggagctggccctgcagCAGAACCAGATTGGTGCGCTCTCCCCTGGCCTCTTTCACAACAACCGGAACCTCCAGAAGCTCTATCTGTCCAACAACCATATCTCCCAGCTGCCTCCCGGCATCTTCCTGCAGCTGCCCCAGCTCAACCGTCTCACCCTCTTTGGGAATTCTCTGAAGGAGCTCTCTCCAGGGATCTTTGGGCCCATGTACAACCTGCGTGAGCTCTGGCTCTACGACAACCACATCACCTCTCTACCCGACAACGTCTTCAGCAGCCTCCACCAGTTGCAGGTCTTGATCCTCAGTCGCAACCAGATCAGCTACATCTCTCCGGGCGCCTTCAATGGGTTGGCGGAGCTTCGGGAGCTGTCCCTCCACACCAACGCACTGCAGGAGCTGGACGGGAACGTCTTCCGCATGTTGGCCAATCTGCAGAACATCTCCCTGCAGAACAACCGCCTCAGACAGCTCCCAGGGAATATCTTCGCCAATGTCAACAGCCTCATGACCATCCAGCTACAGAACAACCAGCTGGAGAACCTGCCCATGGGCATCTTTGACCACCTGGGGAACCTGTGTGAACTGCGGCTCTATGACAACCCCTGGAGGTGTGACTCAGACATCCTTCCGCTCCACAACTGGCTCCTGCTCAACAAGCTCAGGTTGGGGACAGACACCCTCCCAGTGTGTTTCAGCCCAGCCAGTGTCCGAGGCCAGTCCCTCATCATCATCAGCATCAACGTTGCTGCCCCCAGTGTCCAGGGGCCAGTGACCCCTGAGGTGACTAGCTCCTCACAAACGTCACGATACCCAGACACCTCCAGCTACCCTGACACCACCTCCATCTCCTCCACCACTGAGTTCACCAGTGCTGTGGACATCACGGATCTGACCACCATTAGTGTGCCCACTGGGGCCCACATGTCCACGGCCCAGAACGGGCTGGTCATTGCCGCCATTGTCATTGGCATCATTGCCCTGGTCTGCTCCCTGGCTGCCTGCAtctgctgttgctgctgcaaGAAGAGGAGCCAAGCAGTCCTGATGCAGATGAAGGCACCCAATGAGTGTTAA